TTTCATCGTATTATATACTACGATAGGATAACCACTATTGGGCGGAAAGGGGACTCTGTTGCTAAGTATAAGTGTTTTCAATAAGGTGAAAATACGAATTATCCGGCATTATCTGTAACGAGAATTATTTCAGGATCACTTATTGCAAAAGTTTTACGGTGGTATGGTGTAAGCCCGTGAAGCAAGGCTGCAGAGCGATGTACTTTAGTCGGATAACCTTTATTTTGCTGCCACTGATAAACAGGAAATTCAGCAGAAAGGTTGTCCATATATTCATCACGATGCGTTTTTGCCAGTATAGAGGCGGCAGCAATATTCAGATATTTACCATCTCCTTTTACAATGCAGCTATGCGGGATATCCGGATATGTTTTAAAACGGTTTCCATCAATACTTAAATATTCTGGTTTAACCTTCAGCTGTTCAATTGCTCTGTGCATAGCCAGAAATGAAGCATTCAGAATATTAATCTCGTCTATTTCATGGTTATCCACTGATGCAACAGCCCAGGCTACTGCTTCCTTTTCGATAATAAATCTTAAAGCTACCCGCTGTTTATGTGTGAGTTTTTTCGAGTCGTTCAGTTCTCCTGCATTAAAATCCAAAGGCAGAATTACCGCTGCTGCATAAACAGGTCCGGCTAAACAACCTCTGCCGGCTTCATCGCAGCCTGCTTCTAAAAATTCTTGTTGAAAACAGTTTAATAACATATGTGCCAAAGTTAAAGGAATTTTACACCAATGTCCCCGGAGATTTCACTTTAAAAGCATCACTCAGACCTATTGCCATTAAATTAAAAGCATACACTGTCAGCATGATTGCCATTCCGGGTAAAATAGCCAGGTATGCTGCGTCCATAACAATATATCCGTAGTTTTCTTTAATCATCCCTCCCCAGCTCGGCATGGGCGGCTGAGCACCAAAACCCAGAAAACTCAGTCCGGTTTCAAGCAGGATAGCGGAAGCAAAATTGGCCGAAGCAATTACCAGCACCGGGCCGGCAATATTAGGCAGGATGTGCCGGGTAAGAATACGGAAGGTTGGAAAACCCAGGGCCCGTGCTGCCTCTACAAATTCAGCCTCTTTCAATGCAATCACCTGTCCTCTGACTAACCTCGATACATCCACCCAGGTGGATAAACCTACGGCAATAAATATCTGCCAGAAACCTTTTCCCAGGGCAAAAGAGATAGCAATGACCAGTAAAAGTGAAGGCAGTGACCAGATTACATTCATTAGCCAGCTGATGACCGAATCTGTCATCCCGCCAAAATAACCTGCCAGAGCCCCAAGACTCAGGCCTATACTCATTGAAATCAATACAGCCAGTAAACCCACAGACAAAGAGACACGAATCCCCAGAATCAACCGGCTTAACAGGTCTCTTCCATAACCGTCTGTACCCAGCCAGAAGGTCTGCTGATAAATATGTTCCTGAAGATATTTATGGTGATCAGCAGGAAGCGGAATACTGCTTTCTGCGGCCTCTTCATCATCTCCAATATATTCTTTGATGAATAATTGATTACCTGCGATCCTGTAGCCTGTAATTGGAATACTTTTAAATTCAGCTTCCTGTCCGTAGAGCATTTTTTCCAGGAAGTTCACCTTTTTAAATTCAGGATTATGACTGATCACTAAAAACCGGAATGACCTGCCGGGCTTTTTATTGCTCAATTGCAAGTGCATGGTATTAGCCATTGGCGTCTGATCTGGTGTAATCAGATAACCCAGTATCCCCATGAGCAATAACAGCAGAATAAATATTAATCCTCCAACAGCAGATTTATTTCTCCTGAACCTGGCCCAGATTCTCTGCGCCGGACTATGAAGGTCTTTAGAATTCATCTGCTATAGTTCATTATTTAACCATTCTGCCTTTCCAGTTATACTTACCTGAGTTACCTGCAATACCAATATAAATGATATAAAGAATATGGAGTACATTAAGCACCGGAAGTAAAGCCATCAGGCTTCTTCTTTTCGCAAATTTCGTCACATCCAGCAGGAATATAAATTCTACAATTATTTTTAAAAGTAACTGAATGAGGGCGATCTTAAGGAAGCCGATAAAAAATAGTCCGACCAGCAGATTCAACAAAATACTTACGTTGAAGAACCAGATAAATACACCCAGCACAATTATAGATTTATTTTTATAACGTGTACTTTTTGAAGCCCAGCGTTTACGCTGCTGCAGAAACTCTCCCAGATTAGGTTTGGCATGAGTATATACCACGGCATCAGCACTTCTCAGAAAACCAATACGATTGTCATAACGGGCTGCAATTTTATGCAGTAATAACTCATCATCTCCTGAAGCCAGGTCATCTATACCCTGAAAACCACCAACCTCATAAAAAGCGGCCTTTTCATAAGCTAAGTTAGCACCATTACAGGTAGAAGGTTTTTTATTCCCGATTGTGGAAGCACCCAAACCAATCAGATAAAGGAATTCCAGTGACTGAGCTCTTTCAAAGAAACTTTTCTCTTCATCATAGGCCACAGGCGATGAGATCATTTTATATTGCTTCTCTTCATAAAAAGCGATAATCGTTTTAAGCCAGCTGGTACCCATACGGCAATCCGCATCGGTAGTAATGATCAGATCACCAGTGGATTGTCCAATTGCAGTCTGTATAGCTTTTTTCTTATACGAATTTAAAGCCCGGTCTTCTTTCAGAGAGATCAGCTTTACACCTGATGAGGCATATGATCTGATAATTTCAGCAGTACTATCTGTAGAGTGATCATCAATAAATATGATTTCCGTCAATGCTTTATTATAATCCTGTGCAAGCAGTGCTTCAATAGTCCTGTGGATATTATCAGCCTCATTACGGGCTGCAACAATAATAGATACAGCTGTTGAACCTGTAGTCTGCTTATACTTAAATGGTATCAATTTATGCCAGCCTCTGATAAATCCGGCAACAACAAGGAGATATATAAGGGTTAAAAATGCAGATAGATAACTAACGACGATTAAGATTTCCAAAAAAATTTAATTTAAAAACAAAATATGAACCTAATATAGCAGGAATAATAATATTAATAAGCCAGATACTTGCGGTGCAAGCAATCACAGCAACATCCTGTCTGGTTACAAAGCTAAAAAAATAAGACGCAGTTGCGCTTCTTATCCCAATATCAAATAAATCCAGAGAAGGCAGTGTAGACTGTACAAAAAACAGAATACAAACCATCATCAGGATATCCAGATAATGAATATCGGCTATCAGCCAGAAAAACATAATGAAATACTGTGTACTGAACACGACATAACGTGCCATACAAAACATCAGTATCTGAAAAAGTTCTTTTTTCTGATAGCGCCCGAGAATACTATAAAACTTCTTATACTTCCTGGTAAAACGCATAGATAGCAACAAACCGTTTAACCACCGGATATTAAAAAAGAAGGTTACGAAAAACAGACAAAACATCACCGCCAGTGTAATGATGGCATAATTGAGTCTGTAGTCCAGATGAAGAAAACGGAGGATAAAAACACATAATGCAATTGCGCCAAAAATATTGGTCAGCACCATCTGCCCGATATTACCTACTGCCATGGCAACTACCCCGATAATTCTCCGTTTCGGAGAGAGGAAAAATACCCGGCCACCATATTCGCCCAATCTGTTTGGCGTAAAAATAGCCAGTGTTAAACCACAGAAAACAGATTCAATGGATTGCCATAAACTTAGTTTTTCAATCTTTCTGAGCAGTCGTTTCCATTTGAGGGCTTCAAGTCCCCAGTTAACCAGCATCAGTACCAGCACCAATGAAATTACTGCAATAATTTCTGTCTGTGGTATAGTGGAGATAATCTGTCTGAAGCTTTCAAGATTAGCATTTGAAGTAAGTTTATGATAGATGAACCAGAATGCAAAAGCAACTATTGCTACTTTTATAGCATAGGAAAATATACGTTTATAGTCAGATCTCAAATTATCGTTTCTTTTATATTGTGCAAATATGCTTAATATTGTTCTATGTTGGCTGAAAAAAAGGAGAGGGTAATCATGGGCATCGACCCTGGAACTGCGGTGATGGGTTATGGTGTAATTTTAGAAAAAGGGAGCAAGATAGAACTGATTGCTATGGGTGTGGTAAAGATGGGCCATCTGGATGATCATTTTTTAAAACTACAACGTATTTTTGCTAAGACTGTTGCCCTGGTTGAACAATACAAACCAGATGTCATGGCACTGGAAGCACCATTTTACGGAAAGAATATACAGGTGATGCTGAAATTGGGCAGAGCCCAGGGAATCTGCATGGCAGCTGCCCTATCGAGAGATGTTCCGATTACAGAATATGCCCCGCGAAAAATCAAACAATCTATTACAGGTAACGGAAGTGCCGGAAAAGAACAGGTGGCTGCAATGCTGCAGAGACTGCTGAATTTTAAAGAGACTCCTGAGTTTTTAGATGCAACAGATGGATTGGCTGTTGCAGTCTGTCACTCCTTTCAGCGGGTATCCACAACTGGCAGCGGAAAATCTTATTCAGGATGGGATGCATTTGCAAAAGACAATCAGAAAAGAGTGAAATAATGGTACATTTGGTTTTAATTTAATGAATTTTGGATAATAATATATCAAAACTAACCTTATTAAACCCCGGTAAACTACGTACCTTATTATCGCTGGGTTTTAAAGGATATTTAGCAGAAAATGGCTGGTTTAAGGCTCGTGAAACAAAATCATCTGTAGATCAGCATGGCAATCCTATTCCATGGGTGACTTATTCTTTTATAGATTTCATCAAAGACAGGATCAGTAATCAGCATGACATTTTTGAATTTGGCTGCGGAAACTCAACGCTGTTCTATGCAAAAAATGCCCGGTCAGTAACTGCTGTGGAGCATGATAAAGCATGGTATGAAAGAAATGCCAATATCAAAATACCTAATGTAAAAATGATTTATTGCGAGCTGGTACGTGGCGGAGCCTATTCAAAAAGTGCCGTTACCACAAACAAAAAATTTAATATCATTATTGTAGATGGCAGGGATCGTGTAAATTGCTGTAAGGAGTCTGTGAATTCCCTGACTGAGGATGGCGTTATCGTACTGGATAACTCAGAACGTCCGGATTATGCCGAAGCTTTCACTTTTCTGAAAGAAAAAGGTTTTAAGCATCTGCCTTTTTCAGGAATGAGTCCCGGAGTAACAACTTCAAATTGCACCTCTGTATTTTACAAAAGCAATAACTGTTTAGGGATATAACATCTTTTCAACCTGCAGCTGGTCTGCTGCATATACCCATAAAAAAGCCTTCTGCAACATCAGTTACAGAAGGCTTTTTCATTATATTTTCTGGAATTATGAGCCTAGGATTTTGAATACTGCTTTGCAGCAAATAAATGAACCAAGGAATAATATGATCCATGATACCAGAGATAAAGTAGTTGAGTCAAATGCGAAACGCAGATAAACCCCTAACATACACACAACGATACCCGCAACCAATAATTTATATATTGATGTCTGATTTGCATTTTGCATGCTTTTAGTATTGTGTTTTGGCGTTTGCTCCATTTTTTTATTTTTTAATTCTGCTGCAAAATTAATATTATTCCAACAAAAAAGGCATTTTCAACTAAGAATTTATCGAATAAAATTCAAACAGACTTCCAGAGGGTGTCTGAACTAAGCTGTTCGAATTATTTATCTCCTTTTAATAGCTTTTCAACCCCTCAATTCGTTGTTTTGATCTTTCAGTTTCACTCAGATGTCCGCCTTTATAAAGCAGTTTTTCCCAGTCTCCATACATCGGATTAGGCAGTACAATGAAGTGATTGCCAAATTCTTGCTGCGCTTTATCCACTTCTTCCTTTGTGTTTTTTCCTTCTCTGTAAAAGACATTGGAAAAGTCACTGAGGTTATCGCCGCAAAGCAGCAGGATATTATACTGACCCAGTACCTTTTGTCTGCGTGCTTCCTTATCAGAAGTACCCTGTTTAACCATTAAATGAGCGTCATCAGCATAAGGAAATCCTAAACGCTGTAAATTGGTTAATGTTGCTTTATAATCTGCCTGATCGCGGTTAGTGATATAAAAAGTCTCTACCTGTTGTGATTGTGCATATTTCAGAAAGCCCAGAGCACCAGGTACAGTATCAGCTGCTGCTTTACCAGTCCATTCCGACCAGTCTTTAGCTGCATAACTTAGACCTTTCTGTATTTCATGTCCCTGAAACGGTGAATTGTCTAAAACTGTTTCATCGATATCAACTACTACACAACTCGGTTTTGTTGTATCAGCGCCTTTTAAACGTTCCTGCAAAGAGAGTTTAGCGAAGTTATAAGCCTGAAAAGACAGCGCCCTGTACTCTCCGGAATGCTGCTGCCATGCCACGGCAATGGTATAATCTTTGGCTGCTTCAGCAGTCGGGTTGGTTTGTGCAATCAGACCGAAAGGAAGTATAAGCGCCAATACGACCGGAAAAAAGAATTTTGTCATGATGAAATATTTGCGCAAAAATAATTATTCAGAAGACTTGAAAAGTTGTTTATATGTAAAAAGGCCGTTATCAAATGATAACGGCCTTTTCTTTATTGATTTTACGGGGATGATTATCCGTTCAGTGCTGCAGCACCACTTACAATCTCTGTAAGCTCTGTAGTAATTGCAGCCTGACGTGCCTGGTTGTATGAAAGTTTTAAAGCTTTCAGCAGGTCGCCCGCATTTTCTGTTGCTTTATCCATTGAAGTCATCCTTGCTCCGTGTTCTGAAGCATGAGAATCCAATACTGCTTTGAATAACTGAATCTTGATCGACTTAGGAATTAATTCTTTTACAATTTCCTCTTTTGAAGGCTCAAGAATATAATCTACCTGATGCTGACTGGTTTCTTCAGTTTTTTCGTTTTGTGGTAAAGGCAATAACTGCTCTGTAGTTACAATCTGTACAGCAGCATTCTTAAAACGGTTATAAACTAATTCCACTTTGTCATATTCACCGTTTTTAAATCCGGCCATGATAGTGTCAGTAATTTTAGTTACGTTTTCAAATGTCAATGCAGCATAAACTTCATTATTGTTTCCAATAACGTTGTAACCTCTCTTCTCGTAAAAGTCCTGAGATTTTTTACCGATAGCTACGATACTTACATTACCATTTTTATACTGCTCACTGTATTTCTCAGCAATCAGGTTATTTGTTGCCTTAATTACATTCATATTGAATGCACCAGCTAAACCACGGTTTGAAGATACCACCACAATTAACACCTTGTTAGGCTCGCGTTCTTCAATATATGGTGATGAAGATCCTTCCAGGTTGGCAGAAAGATTCCCTAAGATCTCTTTTAGCTTCGTAGCATACGGACGTAACTGTATAATAGCATTAGTTGCACGCTTCAGCTTAGCTGCCGAAACCATTTTCATGGCTTTGGTGATCTGCTGTGTAGACTGCACTGATGATATACGAATTCTTACTTCTTTTAAATTAGCCATTCTTTTTTAATCTTCTTTAAGCCTGCTTAAATATTAAACAGGCTCTTTTATTTTATTTAGTATTTACCTGCTAATTCTTTAGCTACAGTTTCCAATACAGATGTAATTGCATCATCCAGTTTACCAGCTTTCAAAGCAGCTAAAGTTTGTGGGTGACGTAATTCCAGTTGTTGTAAATATTCAGCTTCAAACGCTCTGATTTTATTTACAGGAACTGAACGCATCAGGTTTTTAGTACCAATATAAATGATTGCAACCTGTTTCTCTACAGTCATTGGAGAGAACTGACCTTGCTTTAATATCTCAACGTTTCTTGAACCTTTATCCAGTACAGATTTGGTTGCAGCATCTAAATCAGATCCGAATTTAGAGAAAGCCTCTAATTCACGGTATTGAGCCTGGTCTAATTTCAAAGTACCAGCTACCTTTTTCATTGATTTAATCTGTGCGTTACCACCTACACGTGATACTGAGATACCCACGTTGATCGCCGGACGTACACCTGCGTTAAACAGATTAGACTCTAAGAAGATCTGACCGTCAGTAATCGAGATTACGTTGGTTGGGATATAAGCAGAAACGTCACCAGCCTGAGTTTCGATAATAGGTAATGCAGTTAATGAACCACCACCTTTAACGATACCTTTCAGAGATTCTGGTAAATCGTTCATTGCCTGTGCGATCTCATCGTTAGAGTTGATTTTAGCAGCACGCTCTAATAAACGACTGTGCAGATAAAACACGTCTCCAGGATAAGCCTCACGTCCCGGTGGACGACGAAGTAACAGAGAAACCTCACGGTAAGCAACTGCCTGTTTAGATAAATCATCATAAACGATTAATGCAGGACGACCTGTATCACGGAAGTATTCACCAATTGCCGCACCAGAGAATGGAGCGTAAAACTGCAATGGAGCAGGATCAGCAGCTGAAGCAGAAACTACTACTGTGTAAGCCATTGCACCGTTCTCTTCAAGAGTACGAACAACGTTTGCTACAGTACTTGCTTTCTGACCACAAGCAACATATATACATAAAACAGGGTTACCTGCTTCATAAAATTCTTTCTGATTGATGATAGTATCAATACAAACAGCACTCTTACCTGTCTGACGATCACCAATAACCAGCTCACGCTGACCACGACCGATCGGAATCATTGCATCAATAGCTTTGATACCTGTCTGAAGAGGCTCATTAACCGGCTGACGATAGATTACTCCAGGAGCTTTACGTTCGATTGGCATCTCGTAAGTCTGACCAATGATTGGTCCCTTACCGTCGATAGGTTCACCTAATGTATTTACTACACGGCCTAACATACCTTCACCAACTTTAATAGAGGCAATTTTTTTAGTACGTTTAATTGTATCGCCTTCTTTGATAGTGCTTGACGGGCCTAATAAAACCACACCAACATTATCTTCTTCAAGGTTTAAAACAATACCCTGCAAGCCGTTTTCAAATTCAACTAGCTCGCCTGATTGAACTTTAGTCAAACCATAAACACGAGCAATACCATCACCCACTTGTAATACGGTACCAACTTCTTCAAGTTCGGCTTCTGATTTAAAGCCCGACAATTGTTGCCTGATAATTGCCGATACTTCGTCTGGTCTTACCTCTACCATAATTTTATATTATTTCTTTTGTAATTCTGTATATTGTTATCGGATCTAAACCACGCCCTGGGCCAATTCCTTTTTTAGTTTATTCAGACTACCAGCGATACTGGCATCAAATTGTTTGTCGCCTACCTTAAGGATGAAACCGCCGATTAATTTATCGCTGATTTTTTCCTCAATGTTTACCTGGTTTGCGCCTGTTTCTTTTTTAACTACATTGATAATCTCTGCTTTATTCGCATCGGTCAATGCTATTGCTGATAATACTTCGGCAGTTACAATACCTTTCAAGGTATTATATTGTCTGATGAATGCTTTGGTAGTATCAAATAAAATAGCAGCACGACCTTTACTGACAAGCAGTTTCAGATAAGAACTGGTAATGGCGTGAACGCTTTTACCAAAAATCCCTTCCAAAATCGACTGTTTTTTATCCAGAGGAATAACAGGGTTTTGAAGAATAGCCTCTAACACACTGTTTTGATCAATAACCTGCTCAATTTGCACCATATCATTTTTCATCTCTTCCAAAGCGTTTTGCTCTGCAGAAAGATCAATTAATGATTTAGCGTATCTTGATGCTGCTTTATTTTCTGACATGTTATTTTAATTTGTTGGCAAGGAATTAGTTCAATTCGATATCTTTCAATAAATCAGCAACGAAATCCTGCTGTTTAGCTTTATCAGCTAACTGATTGCGTAATACGCGTTCAGCGATATCAATTGACAATGAAGAAACCTGATCTTTCAATTCAGCTAATGCAGCTTTCTTTTGATTTTCAATTTCAATTCTTGCTTTTTCAATTAATTTAGCTCCTTCAACCTGTGCCTGATGCTTAGCGTCATTAACGATTGAATCTTTTAACGTTTTCGCTTCTTTCAGCATTAAGTCTCTTTCTGCACGGGCTTCTTTCATAGACTCCTCGTTCTGTGCAGCCAAGCGTACCATTTCCTGTTTCGCTAATTCAGCTTTGTTTAAAGCCTCATCGATATTATGCTCACGCTCTTTAATAGCCGCTAATACAGGTTTCCATGCAAATTTGGCTAAAACAAACATCAACAATAGAAATGCTATTGTCTGAAAAACAACTAAACCAATTTCCGGTACTAATAATTCCATCTGGGTATATATATTAAATCTTTATTTCTTAAATCATAGTATGTACTTTGCAGCAATCCTGCAAAGTACATGACCATTTTTTTTAGTTGGCAATTAATGCAACAACTACTGCGAAAAGAGCAACTGCTTCAACGAATGCAGCAGCGATTAACATCGCAGTTTGAATTTTAGAGGCTGCTTCAGGTTGACGAGCAATACCTTCCATAGCTGAACTACCGATTTTTCCGATACCTACACCTGCACCAATAGCAGCTAATCCAGCACCAATTGCAGCAATACTTCCTGTAATCATGATTATATATATTAATTGTTGTTAAAAAATTCTAATTAGTGGTGTTCTTCTATCGCCATTCCAATGAACAGCGCAGATAACATGGTAAAAATAAATGCCTGAATAAATGCAACCAGCAATTCGATTGCTCCGATGAACAATGCAAACGGAACCGATACTACGGAAACATAAACAGAGTTGAATACGAAGATCAGACCGATCAGTGATAACATCAGGATGTGACCTGCAGTAATGTTTGCAAATAAACGTATCGCAAGAGCGATAGGTTTAGTAAACACTCCAATGATCTCCACCGGTACCAGTACGATATATAACCACCATGGTACATCAGGCGTAAAGATGTGTTTCCAGTAATACTTATTACCATTGGTTACAACCAGGATTAAAGTAATAACTGACAATACTGCAGTTACAGCAATATTTCCTGTTAAGTTAGCTCCTCCCGGAAGGAATGGAACCAGACCCAGCATATTGTTGAACCAGATAAAGAAAAACACAGTTAACAGGTATGGCATAAAACGCTCATACTTGTGACCTAAATTTGGTCTTGCAATGTCATCACGTACAAAAAGGATAACCGGCTCAATCCAGGATTGTAATCCTTTCGGAGATTTTCCTTTTCTCTTTTTGTATCCGTTGGCCACATTAAGAAATACCAGCAGGATCACCACAACAGAAAGTAATAAAGTACATACGTTCTTGGTTACGGAGAAATCCAGTGGTCTTGCATTATGTGCATGATGATTGGCATCAAGCTCTACATATTCTCCTTCTGCATTCGCAGTTTCAGAAGCATAGTAAATTTTCTCATGCAATTTAACAAAACGCTGACCGGCGCGTTCTACAACTAATTTCGCTTCATCATCTCCATGAAACTCATCAGAATTAAACATAACCAAACCATTCTGTGTATACAGAATGACAGGCAGGCCGATAAAGGTATCACCGATTACATGCCAGCTATGCGAATCCGCAATGTGGTGTAAGGCGAACTTACCTAAATTGAACTTCTTCTCAGCCTCTGGTTCGGCGTGAGCGGTTGCGGTTGCTTTCGATGTGTCCTCCTGTGCATATAACAGGGGTGTTACAAAGAATAACGCTAAAAAAAGCGTAAAAACAAGGGTTAACCTATTAACTTTAAAATCAAAAACGTGGCTACAATCCATTTACTGGCAGATTTTTACTTATTATTTTGGTGGCGCAAGTTACATAACAGAGAGTATATTTCAAAGAAGCTGAACAATAAATATAAAGAAAAAAAGTTGAGCGCGAAAACCAACCCCTTTTCTTTAGTGTTCAGGCTGTAAATCAGGACAAAAGCCATAGAAAATATCATTTTCAAAACAATTGACCCCATAATAGCCATTATACCCGTCTCAGGATCCATTTTTATCCCTAAATAAGCCATTATATAAGCTATATAGGTAAGCCCGCCGGTAAACCCAAACAGCAGCCAGAACTTTTTGGCAAGTAATGGAACAGCCGGAAATAATACAGGTAAGGCAAAAGCTACCCCGGCAAGGAGCAGCGAATAGACCAGATAGTATAACGTAAACTTTAAAATACTCAAAATAATTTTTTTTGACAAAAGTATTAGAATCTGTTTGAATTCAGATGATAAATTATTTATTAATCATTTTAAAGGTTTTCGTCAGTTAAGAGAGATTATCCAGGTTAGTCCCTGTTATTCAGCTGTCTGATGATCTGATAAAGCGAAACAATCACGCCCAAAAGGCCAAGCAATGCCGTAAAGATCAGCTTTTCACTGTTCCTGTAGCCATCAATCTTATATCCGGCAAAGGCAAACACACCAATAGTGGCCAGCATCTGAAAACCAATCCCGGTATACCGGATAAAGTTTGTTGCTTTTTTATTCTTCTGCGGTTCAATCATCTTACAGGTGTATATAGGGTCTTTTAAATTTACAGGCTTACAAATCGGGTTCTTCTTATAAAAATATAACAGCTTCTTAAACCACCGCTAGTAAAAAATTAATAATTTGCATAGAAATACTGCCGAATAAAATATTTTTGCATACATTCTATCTAATTTTAAATGTTGACTCAAACTACTTATTTGAAGAATCTCCAACGCTCCGGTTTGAAATTGCTATTATTTTACCTGGGAAGCTCCTTCTTAGTGGCTTGCAGTACCCCTAAAGATACGGCAACGAGCAGAGCTATGCAAAACTTAACTGCCCGTTACAACTATATTTATAATGCCAACGTTATTCTCAATAATTATGAAGAGGAATCCTATAATTCATATATAGATAATTATAGTGATGTCCTGCCAGTCTATACCGACCCTGAGAAGTTCAGTTCAGAAACAGTTCTCCATCCGCCAGCCAATGACAGAGCACTGGATGCCATTGTCAAAAAATCAAGGGCAATCATCGCTGATAAAGCCTTTAGTAATTATATAGATGATGCCTACCTGTTGCTGGGTAAAGCCTATTATCTGAAAACCAATTATTTTGTTGCCGAAGAATACTTTGACTATACCGCCAAAACCTATACTAAAGATATCAATGTACTGGTCACTGCCCAGAACTGGAAAGCAAGAAGCCTGATGCAGCTGAACAATATGGAGGATGCAGCGATTATACTCGATACCGTTTATGATAACCTGGCGCTGATTAAGAAAAAGAGATCAGAGCCTATGGCTACCATTGCACAGTCTTATATTTACCAGAACAGATATAACGATGCCATCCCTATTCTGGAAAATGCCGTTAAAGAAAGTCCGCTGCAGCGTAACCGCATCCGCTGGACCTTTATACTTGCCCAGTTATATGAAAGACAGAAAAAATACCAGCAGGCCTTAGCCCTTTATACCAAAGTTCAAAAGAGCAACGCAGGTTTTGAATTATACTTCAATGCCAATTTAAACAAGATCAGAGTTACCGGTATCCTGAACGGCGAACATCTAAACCGGAAAAAGCAGTTGCTTGCCCTGCTCAGGGATGATAAAAACCTGGACTATCACGATCAGATCTATTATCAGATTGCTGAAGATTATGCAGAAGAAAACAATCTCGCCGACGCAGAAAAATATTATAAATTATCTATTCGGAACAGTACCAAGAATAATTATCAGAAAGGCTTGTCCTATCTCAGAATGGCCGATTTAAACTTCAATAAACACAAGGATTTTCTCAAAGCCAAATCCTACTATGACAGTACGGTTAATACCCTTCCTAAAAATTACCCGGGTTACGCGCAGATCTTAAAAAAGAGTCAGAACCTGGAGTACATTACCAACAGATATGATGTTATTGCCTTTCAGGATACACTCCAGATGCTGGCCAAACTTCCGGAAGCTGACCGTATAGCCAAAATCAA
This portion of the Pedobacter lusitanus genome encodes:
- the atpB gene encoding F0F1 ATP synthase subunit A produces the protein MDCSHVFDFKVNRLTLVFTLFLALFFVTPLLYAQEDTSKATATAHAEPEAEKKFNLGKFALHHIADSHSWHVIGDTFIGLPVILYTQNGLVMFNSDEFHGDDEAKLVVERAGQRFVKLHEKIYYASETANAEGEYVELDANHHAHNARPLDFSVTKNVCTLLLSVVVILLVFLNVANGYKKRKGKSPKGLQSWIEPVILFVRDDIARPNLGHKYERFMPYLLTVFFFIWFNNMLGLVPFLPGGANLTGNIAVTAVLSVITLILVVTNGNKYYWKHIFTPDVPWWLYIVLVPVEIIGVFTKPIALAIRLFANITAGHILMLSLIGLIFVFNSVYVSVVSVPFALFIGAIELLVAFIQAFIFTMLSALFIGMAIEEHH
- the atpH gene encoding ATP synthase F1 subunit delta, whose product is MSENKAASRYAKSLIDLSAEQNALEEMKNDMVQIEQVIDQNSVLEAILQNPVIPLDKKQSILEGIFGKSVHAITSSYLKLLVSKGRAAILFDTTKAFIRQYNTLKGIVTAEVLSAIALTDANKAEIINVVKKETGANQVNIEEKISDKLIGGFILKVGDKQFDASIAGSLNKLKKELAQGVV
- a CDS encoding AtpZ/AtpI family protein; amino-acid sequence: MIEPQKNKKATNFIRYTGIGFQMLATIGVFAFAGYKIDGYRNSEKLIFTALLGLLGVIVSLYQIIRQLNNRD
- the atpF gene encoding F0F1 ATP synthase subunit B, giving the protein MELLVPEIGLVVFQTIAFLLLMFVLAKFAWKPVLAAIKEREHNIDEALNKAELAKQEMVRLAAQNEESMKEARAERDLMLKEAKTLKDSIVNDAKHQAQVEGAKLIEKARIEIENQKKAALAELKDQVSSLSIDIAERVLRNQLADKAKQQDFVADLLKDIELN
- the atpE gene encoding ATP synthase F0 subunit C, which produces MTGSIAAIGAGLAAIGAGVGIGKIGSSAMEGIARQPEAASKIQTAMLIAAAFVEAVALFAVVVALIAN
- the atpA gene encoding F0F1 ATP synthase subunit alpha; the encoded protein is MVEVRPDEVSAIIRQQLSGFKSEAELEEVGTVLQVGDGIARVYGLTKVQSGELVEFENGLQGIVLNLEEDNVGVVLLGPSSTIKEGDTIKRTKKIASIKVGEGMLGRVVNTLGEPIDGKGPIIGQTYEMPIERKAPGVIYRQPVNEPLQTGIKAIDAMIPIGRGQRELVIGDRQTGKSAVCIDTIINQKEFYEAGNPVLCIYVACGQKASTVANVVRTLEENGAMAYTVVVSASAADPAPLQFYAPFSGAAIGEYFRDTGRPALIVYDDLSKQAVAYREVSLLLRRPPGREAYPGDVFYLHSRLLERAAKINSNDEIAQAMNDLPESLKGIVKGGGSLTALPIIETQAGDVSAYIPTNVISITDGQIFLESNLFNAGVRPAINVGISVSRVGGNAQIKSMKKVAGTLKLDQAQYRELEAFSKFGSDLDAATKSVLDKGSRNVEILKQGQFSPMTVEKQVAIIYIGTKNLMRSVPVNKIRAFEAEYLQQLELRHPQTLAALKAGKLDDAITSVLETVAKELAGKY